In one window of Streptomyces sp. NBC_01224 DNA:
- a CDS encoding GNAT family N-acetyltransferase, with product MTADLGTFTTRPLDPLADAELVHGWVTHPKASFWLMGDAELQDVEREYMAIAAHPHHDAFIGLHDGEPAFLMERYDPTEVELKGLYDAEPGDIGMHFLAAPTDTPLHGFTLGVITAVMEAMFADPSVRRIVVEPDVRNSAVHALNKAVGFEVLGEIAKPEKNALLSACTREQFAAAAGGGV from the coding sequence ATGACCGCCGACCTCGGCACCTTCACCACCCGTCCGCTGGACCCCCTCGCCGACGCCGAACTGGTGCACGGCTGGGTCACCCACCCCAAGGCCTCCTTCTGGCTGATGGGCGACGCGGAACTCCAGGACGTCGAGCGGGAGTACATGGCGATCGCCGCCCACCCGCACCACGACGCCTTCATCGGGCTGCACGACGGGGAGCCCGCCTTCCTGATGGAGCGGTACGACCCCACCGAGGTCGAGCTCAAGGGGCTGTACGACGCCGAGCCCGGCGACATCGGGATGCACTTCCTGGCCGCCCCGACCGACACCCCGCTGCACGGCTTCACGCTCGGTGTGATCACCGCCGTGATGGAGGCGATGTTCGCCGACCCGTCCGTACGCCGGATCGTCGTCGAACCCGATGTACGCAACAGCGCGGTGCACGCCCTCAACAAGGCGGTCGGCTTCGAAGTGCTGGGCGAGATTGCCAAGCCGGAGAAGAACGCCCTGCTCAGCGCGTGTACACGGGAACAGTTCGCCGCAGCGGCCGGGGGTGGTGTCTGA